Below is a genomic region from Acidimicrobiia bacterium.
GAGGCCGAGGTACAGCATGCCGTCCGGCCCGAACGCGAGCTGGCCGCCGTTGTGGTTGGATTGGGGTTGATCCAGGCTGAGCACGATGCGGCGCGTCGCGGGGTCGACCCGACCGTCCTCGAACGTGTACTCATCGACGGTCGTGTCGCCGTTGACGTCGGAGTAGTGGACGTAAAGCTTCGTGCCATCGGGTGAGAAGGTGAGCCCGAGCAAGCCGCGCTCGCCGCCGACGCGGACGCGCCCAGCGAAGTCGAGGACCGTGGACGTGACCCCCTCGTTCAGCGCGACGACCTGGCCGCTCTGGAGCGCGACGTACAGCGCGGGATCGTCGGGACGCGTCGCCATGGCGGTGCCCGTCTTCACGTCCGCGACGGGGGTCAGCACGACGTTGACGGCGTTGAGGTCGGGAGCCTTCGTCGTGGTGGTCGTTGCTGGGACGGTGGAGGTCGTCGTGCGGGGCCGCCGAGCGGCTTGATCCGAGTCACCGCCGCAGGCGCCGACGCCGACAATGAGGACAGCCGCAAGGAGCATCACCGCGGGGGGAGAGCGGCGCACGTCTCGACGCTAGCGACCACGCGGCTGATTACCACGGCGGGTCGCTCAGGGGGGTGTGCCACGATTGCGGCGTGAAGTACCTCGTGCTCGTGCCCGACGGGTGCGCCGACGAGTCCCTGGACGAGCTCGGTGGCCGCACCCCGCTGGAGGCTGCGGCCATGCCGCGGCTTGCGGAGCTGGCCACGCGCTCGGAAGTGGGTCGGGCGGCCGTCATCCCACCCGGCCTGCCCCCGGGGAGCGACGTGGGGAACATGGCGATCCTCGGCTACGACCCCGCCGAGTTCCACACCGGTCGGGCGGCGATCGAGGCTGCCGCGATGGGGGTCGAGTTGGGCGCCGACGAGGTCGCGTACCGGTGCAACCTCGTCACCATCGACGAAGCCGGCACGATGGTCGACTTCGCGGCCGGACACCCGACCGATGCCCAGAGCCACCCGATCGTCGCCGCGCTCGACGCCGCGCTGGGAGCCGGGCGTGACGGCGTGCGGTTCCATCCCGGCGTCGAGTACCGGCATCTCTGCGTCGTCCCGCGCGACTGGGTGGAGGCCGAGTGCGTTCCGCCGCACGACCTCACGGGTCAACCGGCGGTGTTCCCGAGCGGTCCGGCCGCAGGGAAGCTCAACGCCCTGATGGATGCGTCTCGTGACGTGGTGCGCGCCGCCGCGGCCGAGGTCGGATCGGCCGCAACGCAGATCTGGCTCTGGGGTCAAGGGGCGCGTCCGTCGTTGCCGCGCTTCGAGGATCGCTTCGGCGTGAGTGGACGACTGAGCTCGGCAGTCGACCTCGTGCGCGGGCTCGGTGTGCTCACCGGGCTCGAGGTCGTCGACGTGCCGGGCGCGACGGCCGGCTTCGACAACGACTACGGCGCACAGCGCGACGCCTGTCTTACCTCGCTCGAGGATCGTGACCTGTTCCTCCTCCACGTCGAGGCCACCGACGAAGCCGGACATGCCGGCGACGCCAAGGAGAAGGTGCTCGCGCTCGAGCGCTGGGACACCGACATCATCGGCCCGCTCGTCGACGCACTCGACGGTGAGCCGTACCGCATCCTGTTGATGCCCGATCACTCGACTCCGTGCGCCCTGCGCACGCACACCAGCGACCCCGTGCCCTACCTCTTGTTCGACTCCACGGTCGACGGCCCCGGCGGCGAGTACACCGAGTCCGGCGTCGCCGGCCGAGAGGCCGTCGTGGCGCACACCCTCATGCCGAGGCTCCTCGCGTAGAACGTTCACCGCCGGCCGCGCCGAAGAGAGCGAGCGAATCCGGTTGATTGCCAGGCCCGCGAGTGGGGGATACACTGGTGGACGTTCCGCCGCCGTGGTGCGGCACCCGGCTCCCTCCCCGAGCCGACTTCGCCCAGCGAGAGCGTTTCGCTGCACGCACCGGTTCCACTGCGGCCCCTGTTCCCCTTCCAGGCCCTCCGGCGCCGAGATCGTCGCCGAGGCCCGGAAGTTGGCAATCCGGCGTTGCGCCACCCGGCCGGCGTCGGCTCCCGTGACCCGAGGAGCACAGCACTTCGATGAGCACCGCAGAAGTCGACCGTTCCACGCTCGACGCCAAGGACCGCGACGAGCTCCACGCCATCGCCGGCGCGATGGGCGTCAAGGCGCCCACGCGGATGCGCAAGGCCGAGCTGATCGACGCCATCGTCGCCGCCGCAGGTGATGAGTCCGCCTCAGGTGGGAATGGCACCAGGGACAGCGACAACGACAGCGGCTCGTCCGACGGAGGCGATCGACCGCGTACGGTCCGGTCGGCCCGCGCGTCGGAAGTGACCGACGACTCGATCGAGGCACTCGCGGCCGAAGAGGCAGAGCTCGCGGCCTCAGGTGACGCGGACGCCGACGTCGAAGTGGCGCCCCGACCACGTCGCACCTCGACCACGAGCGACACGACGTCGGACGACGACGGCCAGGACGCATCGAACGCCGACACCAGCAGCTCCGGCGGTGGCGGATCCAGCGTCGACGTCGATCCCGAGGACGTCCGCGAGTCCTACGGCGATGGCAACGTGAACAAGCGACGTCGTCGTCGCCGCGGTCGTGGTGGCGGGTACGAGAGCGAGGGTGGTGGCGGACGGCAGAACGAGCCCGTCGGCGATCCCGTCGAGGTCCAGGGTCTGCTCGATCTACGCGACGAGGGCTACGGCTTCCTCCGCACGACCGGGTACCTTCCGGGCTCCAAGGACGTGTACGTGTCGGCCTCGCAGGTGCGACGGTTCGCACTCCGCAAGGGCGACTTCGTCCAGGGCTCCTCGCGCCCGCAGGCCAGCAACGAGAAGTACCCGGCGCTCCTGCGCGTCGATGCGATCAACGGCATGACGCCCGATGACGCGCGCGACCGGCCGCGTTTCGAAGACCTCACGCCGCTGTTCCCCGACGAGCACCTGCATCTCGAGCTGCTCGACAACCCGCTCGATGTGACCGGTCGGATCATCGACCTGCTCTCGCCGATCGGGAAGGGCCAGCGCGGCATGGTCGTGTCGCCGCCCAAGGCTGGCAAGACCACGATCCTCAAGCAGATCGTGTACTCGGTGGAGCGCAATAACCCCGAGGTGCACCTCATGGTGCTGCTCGTCGAAGAGCGGCCCGAAGAGGTGACGGACATGCGGCGCCACGTGCAGAAGGGCGAAGTCATCGCCAGCACGTTCGACCGCCCGTCCGACGAGCACACGGCTGTCGCCGAGCTC
It encodes:
- the apgM gene encoding 2,3-bisphosphoglycerate-independent phosphoglycerate mutase — translated: MKYLVLVPDGCADESLDELGGRTPLEAAAMPRLAELATRSEVGRAAVIPPGLPPGSDVGNMAILGYDPAEFHTGRAAIEAAAMGVELGADEVAYRCNLVTIDEAGTMVDFAAGHPTDAQSHPIVAALDAALGAGRDGVRFHPGVEYRHLCVVPRDWVEAECVPPHDLTGQPAVFPSGPAAGKLNALMDASRDVVRAAAAEVGSAATQIWLWGQGARPSLPRFEDRFGVSGRLSSAVDLVRGLGVLTGLEVVDVPGATAGFDNDYGAQRDACLTSLEDRDLFLLHVEATDEAGHAGDAKEKVLALERWDTDIIGPLVDALDGEPYRILLMPDHSTPCALRTHTSDPVPYLLFDSTVDGPGGEYTESGVAGREAVVAHTLMPRLLA
- the rho gene encoding transcription termination factor Rho — protein: MSTAEVDRSTLDAKDRDELHAIAGAMGVKAPTRMRKAELIDAIVAAAGDESASGGNGTRDSDNDSGSSDGGDRPRTVRSARASEVTDDSIEALAAEEAELAASGDADADVEVAPRPRRTSTTSDTTSDDDGQDASNADTSSSGGGGSSVDVDPEDVRESYGDGNVNKRRRRRRGRGGGYESEGGGGRQNEPVGDPVEVQGLLDLRDEGYGFLRTTGYLPGSKDVYVSASQVRRFALRKGDFVQGSSRPQASNEKYPALLRVDAINGMTPDDARDRPRFEDLTPLFPDEHLHLELLDNPLDVTGRIIDLLSPIGKGQRGMVVSPPKAGKTTILKQIVYSVERNNPEVHLMVLLVEERPEEVTDMRRHVQKGEVIASTFDRPSDEHTAVAELTIDRAKRLVEMGKDVVIVLDGITRLSRAYNLAAPASGRIMSGGVDSTALYPPKRFFGAARNIEEGGSLTIIATALVETGSRMDEVIFEEFKGTGNWELRLDRRLAERRIYPAIDVEASSTRHEELLFERDQLNQIWKLRRVLNALDSDSGGSGRGLDLLLEKLRTTKSNDEFLAEVAKAPSLGT